From Caldicellulosiruptor hydrothermalis 108, a single genomic window includes:
- a CDS encoding nicotinate phosphoribosyltransferase — MRISRLDDVEKFKIENERLFFSAQHEEIKMGLTTDIYFIKTLEVLRYLKREDAYVKAEIFARREGIFCGLPEVLNLLKDVDCKVYSLEEGENFSAKEVVMRIEGRYVDFGIYETPILGILASSSAWATAARRCKEAAGQKPILCFGARHIHPSVAPVMERAAKVGGADGVSCILAAKILGISASGTIPHAAILIVGSTEEVAIAYDKVIPEDSPRIILVDTFKDEAQEALDVAKVLKEKLYGIRLDTPSERGGVTPELVYEVRKRLDLEGFEHVKIFVSGGLDPEKIKILSEAGADAFGVGSYISSASPIDMTMDVKEVDGKPIAKRGRIPGVIENKRLKRVK, encoded by the coding sequence ATGAGGATTAGTAGACTTGATGATGTGGAAAAATTCAAAATCGAAAATGAAAGATTATTTTTTTCTGCCCAACATGAAGAGATTAAAATGGGTTTGACTACAGATATATACTTCATAAAAACACTTGAGGTTTTGAGGTACCTTAAAAGAGAGGATGCCTATGTTAAAGCTGAAATTTTTGCAAGAAGAGAAGGGATATTTTGTGGTCTTCCAGAAGTTTTAAATCTTTTAAAAGATGTTGATTGCAAGGTGTATTCTCTTGAAGAAGGGGAAAACTTTTCTGCAAAAGAGGTTGTAATGAGAATTGAAGGAAGATATGTAGACTTTGGAATTTATGAAACACCTATTCTTGGTATACTTGCAAGTTCATCAGCATGGGCAACAGCAGCCAGAAGATGCAAAGAGGCAGCGGGACAAAAGCCCATTTTATGTTTTGGTGCAAGGCATATACACCCATCTGTTGCGCCTGTAATGGAAAGGGCGGCGAAAGTGGGCGGCGCTGATGGGGTAAGCTGCATATTGGCAGCAAAGATATTGGGAATTTCAGCATCTGGCACAATTCCTCATGCCGCAATATTGATTGTAGGTTCTACAGAGGAGGTTGCGATTGCGTACGATAAGGTAATACCTGAAGATTCACCACGTATCATTCTTGTTGATACTTTTAAGGACGAAGCTCAAGAAGCTTTAGATGTTGCAAAAGTGCTAAAAGAAAAGTTGTATGGCATAAGACTTGACACGCCAAGTGAAAGAGGCGGGGTTACACCTGAGCTTGTCTATGAGGTAAGAAAAAGGCTTGATTTAGAAGGATTTGAGCATGTCAAAATTTTTGTGTCCGGCGGACTTGATCCTGAAAAAATAAAAATACTTTCAGAAGCGGGAGCAGATGCTTTTGGTGTTGGAAGCTATATCTCTTCTGCATCACCGATTGATATGACGATGGATGTAAAAGAGGTTGACGGCAAACCTATTGCAAAAAGAGGAAGAATTCCTGGAGTTATAGAAAATAAGAGGCTAAAGAGGGTGAAGTGA
- a CDS encoding energy-coupling factor ABC transporter ATP-binding protein: MSAVFRGKDITYRVNNKTILDSASFEIEKGKAYALVGCNGSGKTTLMKILSGIILDFEGELYFYDKKVDKTSFDELFKNGFYKKVGYMFQETELQLFNLTVFDEIAFGPRQFMNDESKIQKRVLEVAKFIGIDNLLESDILTLSGGEKKRVSLASILANNPEVLILDEPTNDLDPKSIRFFARILKQLKDVGKTLIVSTHHFDLLFRLADYTILLSPDHRILKIGTTKEILEDKNLLIEAEVIDEEFEV, encoded by the coding sequence ATGAGCGCAGTGTTCAGGGGAAAAGATATAACATACAGGGTAAACAACAAAACCATTCTTGATAGTGCAAGCTTTGAGATTGAGAAAGGAAAGGCTTATGCGCTTGTAGGTTGCAACGGAAGTGGAAAAACTACGCTAATGAAAATACTTTCTGGAATCATACTTGATTTTGAAGGAGAGCTTTACTTTTATGATAAAAAAGTTGATAAAACTTCTTTTGATGAGCTTTTCAAAAACGGATTTTACAAAAAGGTAGGTTATATGTTTCAGGAGACAGAACTTCAGCTTTTTAATCTTACTGTGTTTGATGAGATTGCTTTTGGCCCAAGGCAGTTTATGAATGATGAAAGCAAAATCCAAAAAAGAGTTTTGGAGGTAGCAAAGTTTATAGGTATTGATAATTTACTTGAAAGTGATATACTAACTTTAAGCGGTGGGGAGAAAAAAAGAGTATCGCTTGCTTCAATACTTGCAAATAACCCGGAGGTTTTAATACTTGATGAGCCAACAAACGACCTTGACCCCAAAAGCATAAGGTTTTTTGCAAGGATTTTAAAACAGCTCAAAGATGTTGGAAAAACTCTAATTGTTTCTACGCACCACTTTGACTTGCTTTTTCGCTTGGCTGACTATACAATTTTGCTTTCACCAGACCACAGAATACTGAAGATTGGCACTACAAAAGAGATTTTAGAGGATAAAAATCTTTTGATTGAAGCTGAGGTCATAGATGAAGAATTTGAGGTTTGA
- a CDS encoding energy-coupling factor transporter transmembrane component T family protein, whose protein sequence is MLPDFLREEDNVEIKVAKEGYVEKSLSGYLKVSQWFFKRNKSLFTRIDEWAKLLFLIWFSLLVSISDSILFLAVAFTFVLVAATISKADIKALIVSSWGFVPLVTFIISIPYMLITKNIMPAILQVLKTGIIIMTGEVVIYNSRIDRLFKPFSFFGGLKEFIWLVELTIRNIFVLLHTITDILFAKKIRTVGVSRNRLDFVKSMIKAFAQKTMYISEVTYISMKTRGFSSENIKSVYRFDVTISELLVVFSLIIMSILERILR, encoded by the coding sequence GTGCTGCCAGATTTTTTGAGAGAAGAAGATAACGTTGAAATCAAAGTTGCAAAAGAAGGATATGTGGAAAAGAGTCTTTCTGGTTACTTGAAAGTTTCTCAGTGGTTTTTCAAAAGAAACAAAAGTTTATTTACAAGGATTGACGAATGGGCAAAACTTTTGTTTTTAATATGGTTTAGTTTACTGGTGAGTATCTCTGATAGTATTTTGTTTTTAGCAGTTGCTTTTACTTTTGTATTGGTAGCTGCAACAATATCAAAAGCTGATATCAAGGCATTGATTGTTTCATCTTGGGGGTTTGTGCCGCTTGTTACATTTATCATAAGCATTCCTTATATGCTAATAACAAAGAATATTATGCCAGCTATTTTGCAGGTTTTAAAGACAGGTATCATTATAATGACAGGTGAGGTTGTAATATATAACTCAAGAATTGACAGGCTTTTTAAGCCTTTTTCTTTTTTTGGGGGATTGAAAGAATTCATATGGCTTGTTGAGCTCACGATAAGGAATATCTTTGTACTTTTGCACACAATTACAGATATTTTGTTCGCAAAGAAGATAAGGACGGTGGGTGTATCAAGGAATAGATTAGATTTTGTAAAATCTATGATAAAGGCCTTTGCTCAAAAGACCATGTATATTTCAGAGGTTACTTATATCTCCATGAAAACGCGCGGCTTTTCATCTGAGAATATTAAATCTGTGTATAGATTTGATGTCACTATCTCAGAACTTTTGGTGGTATTTTCATTAATTATTATGAGTATTTTGGAGAGGATTTTAAGATGA
- a CDS encoding PDGLE domain-containing protein, whose protein sequence is MKKGVGKNFKTILIILFALAILTPLGLLTQNPAFGEWTQEEIKKMLGFVPEGLKKYAEVYKFDLFDGYSVKFIHNQYIGYILSALIGIGVIFAIFFLLKHLMTERK, encoded by the coding sequence ATGAAAAAGGGCGTTGGTAAAAACTTTAAAACGATATTAATAATTCTGTTTGCCCTTGCTATTTTGACCCCGCTTGGGCTTTTGACGCAAAACCCGGCGTTTGGTGAGTGGACTCAGGAAGAAATAAAGAAGATGCTGGGGTTTGTGCCTGAGGGATTAAAAAAGTATGCTGAGGTTTATAAATTTGACCTTTTTGATGGCTATTCAGTTAAGTTTATTCACAACCAGTATATTGGCTATATTTTATCAGCACTTATAGGAATAGGGGTTATATTCGCCATATTTTTCTTATTAAAACATTTGATGACTGAAAGGAAGTAA
- a CDS encoding energy-coupling factor ABC transporter permease, translating to MHIPDGYLSPQTCATFYAASTAAVGFAFAKFKKSVDEKTFVHLSVASAFTFIVMMFNFPVVGGSSAHITGIPLITYLFGPFASIIASTVVLIIQALLFRDGGILALGTNVFNMAIAIPLVTIFVDSLLKIANLKNEKVRMFISTYISTNVAALLTAVELGLQPILFTKAGKPLYFMYDLKTTIPAMMVPYLLIVGVVEAVLTVLLYSPLKNFAKIKK from the coding sequence ATGCACATTCCTGATGGTTATTTAAGTCCGCAAACTTGTGCTACATTTTATGCTGCATCTACAGCAGCAGTTGGCTTTGCATTTGCAAAGTTTAAAAAATCAGTTGATGAAAAGACCTTTGTTCATCTTTCAGTGGCATCAGCATTTACATTTATTGTTATGATGTTCAACTTTCCGGTAGTTGGTGGCAGTTCTGCTCATATTACTGGAATACCGCTTATAACTTATCTGTTCGGGCCGTTTGCTTCAATCATAGCATCTACAGTGGTCTTGATAATTCAAGCTCTTTTGTTCAGAGATGGAGGAATTTTAGCACTTGGAACAAATGTGTTTAATATGGCCATTGCTATTCCGCTGGTTACCATTTTTGTCGACAGCCTTTTAAAAATAGCTAACCTCAAGAATGAAAAGGTGAGAATGTTTATAAGCACATACATTTCAACAAATGTGGCTGCACTTTTGACGGCAGTTGAGCTTGGACTTCAACCAATTTTATTTACAAAAGCAGGAAAACCGTTATATTTTATGTACGACTTAAAAACAACCATTCCTGCTATGATGGTTCCATACCTTTTGATTGTTGGGGTGGTTGAAGCAGTTTTGACAGTTTTGCTGTATTCACCTTTAAAAAATTTTGCTAAAATAAAAAAGTAA
- a CDS encoding glycoside hydrolase family 2 TIM barrel-domain containing protein: MQKINLDRSWEYLELGFANVLNLTSSEYEWKKVDLPHDAVIEKERSEANPSGAGEGYTAGCSLYYKKELILDEEWQGKNLILEFEGIMGIAEVFVNGRLVAKHFNGYTSFLIDITKHVKFDDKNIIIVRVENTHKPSSRWYAGCGIYRHVWLHIGGKVYIKPWHLHVQTRAIENETAKLEVRAVVVNSVNEKVQGVIKFDVFSKDEKLILSSEEKFLIGKNEEKVIAKTLELKPFKYWDIEDPYLYKIQATIICDESIEDSASTLFGIRTISVDPKEGFKLNGKPLKLKGGCIHHDNGPLGSASYDRAEERKVELLKASGFNAVRLAHNPFAPAFLDACDRLGMLVIEEFFDVWHAGKVSFDYHLFFDKYWEEDLESTIMRDYNHPSIIMWSIGNEITWGVGVDVDDDSSYSIYTWCERLAKKVKSLDSSRLVTAALCAIPDDYKRLFAIIEEGNYVIRMLKQEADVIEDKWGEFSEKFSRFLDVVGYNYKVDRYGYDRYKYPDRVICGTETYPYTLFKNWKQTIENSNVIGDFVWTAIDYLGEAGLGRVSIEVDDLKSFCGSYPWFLANCGDIDICGEKRPQSYYRDVVWGNRKDPYIVILPPQVYGKKLYFKPWAWEPVERNYTFPGYEGMKVAIHVYADADEVELFVNGRSLGRKEAGINTQFKTVYDTIYEPGVIEAIAFKDGREIGRDRIETTGEPIALKLVPDREVISSSYGDLCYIKIMAVDRKGREVVFADNTIVVEVEGVGELVALGTADPLSGEPFVSRKRKLYKGRALAIVKSIGKEGEFKLKAWAEGLDGAQVFVKCI; encoded by the coding sequence ATGCAGAAGATAAATTTGGACAGGTCATGGGAATATCTTGAGCTTGGTTTTGCAAATGTATTAAACTTAACAAGTTCAGAATATGAGTGGAAAAAGGTGGATCTGCCACATGATGCTGTAATTGAAAAAGAAAGAAGTGAGGCCAATCCCTCAGGTGCCGGTGAAGGGTATACTGCGGGATGCAGTTTGTATTACAAAAAAGAATTGATTTTAGATGAAGAGTGGCAAGGCAAAAACTTAATACTTGAGTTTGAAGGAATCATGGGTATAGCTGAGGTTTTTGTAAATGGTAGGTTAGTTGCTAAACACTTCAATGGATACACAAGTTTTCTAATTGATATAACAAAGCATGTCAAGTTTGATGATAAGAACATTATTATTGTGCGTGTAGAAAATACTCATAAGCCAAGCTCAAGATGGTACGCAGGTTGTGGCATATACAGACACGTGTGGCTACACATTGGTGGCAAGGTGTATATAAAACCATGGCATTTGCATGTTCAAACCAGAGCAATTGAAAATGAAACTGCAAAATTAGAAGTAAGAGCTGTTGTTGTCAACAGTGTTAATGAAAAAGTTCAAGGAGTAATAAAATTTGATGTATTTTCAAAAGATGAGAAACTAATTCTCAGCAGTGAAGAGAAGTTTTTGATTGGTAAAAATGAAGAAAAGGTAATTGCCAAAACCTTAGAACTAAAACCATTTAAATATTGGGATATAGAAGACCCATATCTTTATAAAATTCAAGCAACTATTATTTGTGATGAGAGTATTGAAGATAGTGCTTCTACATTGTTTGGTATTCGGACAATTTCAGTTGATCCAAAGGAAGGATTTAAATTAAATGGTAAGCCATTAAAATTAAAAGGTGGCTGTATTCATCATGACAACGGACCACTTGGAAGTGCGAGTTATGACAGAGCAGAAGAGAGAAAAGTAGAACTTTTAAAAGCTTCTGGATTCAATGCGGTAAGACTTGCACATAATCCTTTTGCTCCAGCTTTTTTGGATGCATGTGATAGATTAGGGATGCTTGTGATAGAAGAATTTTTTGATGTGTGGCATGCTGGCAAGGTTAGCTTTGACTACCATCTATTTTTTGACAAGTACTGGGAAGAAGATTTGGAGTCCACCATAATGAGGGACTATAATCATCCTTCGATAATAATGTGGTCAATAGGAAACGAGATTACATGGGGAGTTGGAGTTGATGTTGATGACGATAGCAGCTACTCAATATACACCTGGTGCGAGCGATTAGCTAAAAAGGTAAAAAGTTTGGATTCATCAAGGCTAGTAACAGCGGCACTGTGCGCAATTCCGGATGATTATAAAAGGCTTTTTGCTATAATTGAAGAAGGTAACTATGTAATTAGAATGCTTAAACAAGAAGCAGATGTTATTGAAGATAAATGGGGCGAGTTTTCAGAGAAGTTTTCAAGATTTCTGGATGTAGTTGGTTATAACTATAAAGTAGATAGATATGGATACGATAGGTATAAATATCCTGACCGAGTAATCTGTGGCACAGAAACTTATCCATATACTCTTTTTAAAAACTGGAAACAAACAATAGAAAATTCAAATGTTATAGGTGATTTTGTGTGGACGGCTATTGATTATTTGGGCGAAGCAGGTCTTGGCAGGGTAAGTATTGAAGTAGATGATCTCAAATCTTTTTGCGGGTCTTATCCATGGTTTTTAGCAAATTGTGGTGATATTGATATCTGTGGTGAAAAACGTCCTCAATCGTATTATAGAGATGTTGTTTGGGGAAATAGAAAAGACCCTTATATTGTAATACTTCCACCGCAAGTTTATGGCAAAAAACTATACTTTAAACCCTGGGCATGGGAACCGGTCGAAAGAAACTACACTTTTCCTGGATATGAAGGAATGAAGGTGGCTATACATGTCTATGCAGATGCAGATGAGGTTGAGCTGTTTGTAAATGGCAGAAGTTTGGGAAGAAAAGAAGCCGGGATTAATACTCAGTTTAAAACGGTTTATGACACAATTTATGAACCTGGAGTGATAGAAGCAATAGCGTTTAAAGATGGTAGAGAGATTGGCAGGGACAGAATAGAAACAACAGGTGAGCCCATAGCCTTGAAATTGGTGCCTGATAGAGAAGTTATATCCTCTTCTTATGGCGATTTGTGCTATATAAAAATAATGGCAGTAGATAGAAAGGGAAGAGAGGTTGTTTTCGCAGATAACACAATAGTTGTAGAAGTTGAAGGTGTTGGCGAACTTGTTGCTTTGGGAACTGCTGACCCTTTATCGGGAGAACCATTTGTTAGCCGAAAGAGAAAACTTTATAAAGGACGAGCACTGGCAATAGTAAAGAGCATTGGCAAAGAAGGAGAATTTAAATTGAAAGCTTGGGCAGAAGGATTGGATGGTGCACAAGTTTTTGTAAAGTGCATCTAA
- the uxuA gene encoding mannonate dehydratase, whose amino-acid sequence MGFKMTFRWFGPNDDNIPLEYIRQIPGIYGVVTALFDIPVGEVWPEDRIFELKRMVEDAGLKFEVIESVNVHEDIKLGLPSRDRYIENYKQTIRNLAKAGVKVICYNFMPVFDWLRTDLAKKLEDGSEVMEYNHEMLKNLTPDELVKSMEKGSQGFSLPGWESYRLKQLQSLFEMYRDVDENKLLQNLIYFLENIIPVCEQCDVKMAIHPDDPPWSLFGLPRVVTNKKNIEKFLKAVDSPYNGLTLCTGSLGANRENNIPELIRYFGKMGRIHFLHVRNIKFTGERSFYETSHLSTDGSFDMFEIMKAIYDIGFDGYMRPDHGRMIWGEKGRPGYGLYDRALGIAYLNGLWEAIDKISRNEKK is encoded by the coding sequence ATGGGTTTTAAGATGACATTTAGGTGGTTTGGCCCAAATGATGATAATATTCCACTTGAGTATATACGGCAGATTCCAGGTATATATGGTGTTGTGACAGCTCTTTTTGATATTCCAGTTGGAGAGGTATGGCCGGAAGATAGGATTTTTGAGCTAAAAAGAATGGTAGAAGATGCAGGGCTTAAATTTGAGGTAATAGAGAGTGTAAATGTCCATGAAGACATAAAACTTGGTCTTCCAAGTCGAGATAGGTATATAGAAAACTATAAGCAGACCATAAGGAACTTAGCAAAAGCGGGAGTAAAGGTAATATGCTATAACTTTATGCCTGTATTTGACTGGCTGAGGACAGACCTTGCAAAAAAGCTTGAAGATGGTTCTGAGGTAATGGAATACAACCATGAGATGCTCAAAAACCTTACACCAGATGAACTTGTAAAAAGCATGGAAAAGGGCTCACAAGGATTTTCTCTTCCTGGGTGGGAGAGCTACAGGCTAAAACAGCTGCAAAGCTTATTTGAGATGTACAGGGATGTTGATGAGAATAAACTTTTGCAAAATCTTATCTACTTTTTGGAGAATATAATTCCTGTGTGTGAGCAGTGCGATGTTAAAATGGCAATACATCCAGATGATCCACCTTGGTCACTTTTTGGTCTTCCAAGAGTTGTAACGAACAAGAAAAATATAGAAAAGTTTTTAAAAGCGGTTGACAGTCCGTACAATGGGTTGACTTTGTGCACAGGGTCGCTTGGAGCAAACAGGGAAAACAATATTCCGGAGCTTATAAGGTATTTTGGTAAGATGGGAAGAATACATTTTTTGCATGTGAGAAATATAAAATTTACAGGTGAGAGGTCTTTTTATGAAACATCGCACCTGTCGACAGATGGCTCATTTGACATGTTTGAGATTATGAAAGCTATATATGACATAGGTTTTGACGGGTATATGCGACCTGACCATGGGAGGATGATTTGGGGCGAAAAGGGAAGACCTGGTTATGGGCTTTATGACAGAGCCCTTGGCATTGCGTATTTGAACGGGTTGTGGGAGGCAATTGACAAGATATCAAGAAACGAGAAGAAGTAG
- a CDS encoding mannitol dehydrogenase family protein yields MFELKKKDISKQDLWQKANIVLPQFDVEKIENATYQNPVWVHFGAGNIFRGYIAAIAQNLIERGELNRGVIAVELFDYEIIDRIYKPYDNLCLVVTSDAKGNLEKRVIASITEELKCDKSFEADWQRLCKIFESSTLELVTFTITEKGYNLFGLKGDYLPAVKEDIENGPQSPKSSMGKVAALAYVRYKSGRKPVAYVSLDNCSKNGEKLQSSILQIAKEWAKRGFVEEDFVEYLNDSSVVSFPWSMIDKIVPRPSERIKELLEKDGLKNMNIICTSKNTYIAPFVNTEKAQYLVIEDSFPNGRPPLEKAGVFMTDRKTVEDSERMKVQTCLNPLHTALAIFGCLLGYKTIYEEVKDEHLKRLIEKIGYDEGLKVVVDPKIINPREYIREVIEERFPNPYIPDTPQRIATDTSQKMPIRFGETIKAYAESPDLDVKGLKYIPLVIAGWLRYLMCIDDEGKTFDPSPDPLLPELKKHLDGIELGREYENLEEKLRPILTNEVIFRVDLFEVGLSQRVVEYFKEMIQGIGAVKKTLQKYVN; encoded by the coding sequence ATGTTTGAGCTGAAGAAAAAAGATATATCGAAACAAGATTTATGGCAAAAAGCCAATATTGTGTTGCCTCAATTTGACGTTGAAAAAATAGAAAATGCTACTTACCAAAATCCTGTATGGGTGCATTTTGGAGCAGGCAACATCTTTAGAGGATACATTGCAGCAATAGCCCAGAATTTAATTGAAAGAGGAGAACTTAACAGGGGAGTAATCGCAGTAGAGCTTTTTGACTATGAGATAATAGACAGGATATACAAACCTTATGACAATCTTTGTTTGGTTGTGACATCTGATGCAAAAGGCAATTTAGAGAAAAGAGTAATTGCGAGCATTACAGAAGAGCTAAAGTGTGATAAAAGCTTTGAAGCAGACTGGCAAAGACTTTGTAAAATTTTTGAAAGTTCCACTCTTGAGCTGGTGACATTCACAATAACAGAAAAGGGATACAATTTATTTGGTCTCAAAGGAGACTATCTGCCTGCAGTAAAAGAAGATATAGAAAATGGGCCGCAAAGTCCAAAAAGTTCGATGGGCAAGGTTGCAGCCTTGGCATATGTTCGATACAAAAGCGGCAGAAAACCAGTTGCGTATGTAAGCCTTGACAACTGTTCTAAAAATGGTGAAAAGCTGCAAAGTTCAATACTTCAAATAGCTAAAGAGTGGGCAAAAAGAGGTTTTGTTGAAGAGGATTTTGTTGAATACTTGAACGATTCATCTGTGGTTAGTTTCCCATGGAGCATGATAGACAAGATTGTCCCAAGGCCGTCGGAGAGAATAAAGGAACTTTTAGAGAAAGATGGACTGAAGAATATGAATATCATTTGCACATCGAAAAATACATACATTGCGCCGTTTGTCAATACAGAGAAAGCTCAGTACCTTGTAATAGAAGATAGTTTTCCAAATGGAAGACCGCCACTGGAGAAAGCAGGAGTGTTTATGACAGATAGAAAGACAGTAGAGGACTCTGAGCGGATGAAAGTTCAGACATGTTTGAATCCTCTTCACACGGCTTTAGCTATATTTGGCTGTTTGCTTGGGTACAAGACAATTTATGAAGAGGTAAAAGATGAGCATTTAAAAAGGCTTATCGAGAAGATAGGATATGATGAGGGATTGAAGGTTGTTGTTGACCCGAAGATAATAAATCCGAGGGAGTATATAAGGGAAGTGATAGAAGAAAGGTTCCCCAATCCTTATATACCTGATACACCACAGAGGATTGCAACAGACACGTCACAAAAGATGCCAATTAGATTTGGAGAGACTATAAAAGCATATGCAGAAAGCCCGGATTTAGATGTAAAAGGCCTTAAGTACATTCCTCTTGTAATAGCAGGGTGGCTGAGATATTTGATGTGCATTGACGATGAAGGGAAAACTTTTGACCCAAGCCCGGACCCACTTTTACCTGAACTTAAAAAACATCTTGATGGCATAGAACTTGGCAGAGAGTATGAAAATTTAGAAGAAAAGCTAAGGCCAATTCTAACTAATGAGGTTATTTTCAGGGTTGACTTATTTGAAGTGGGATTGTCTCAGAGGGTGGTTGAGTATTTCAAAGAGATGATACAAGGCATTGGAGCTGTTAAAAAGACCTTGCAAAAGTATGTAAATTAA